AAGACGCTGGTCAGCAGCAGCATGATCGACCGGGTGGTCCACCATGGCGGCCGCCGGCTGGCCGAGATGCCGGTGGGCTTCAAGTGGTTCGCGCCGGGCCTGTTCGACGGCTCGATCTGCTTTGGCGGCGAGGAGAGCGCAGGAGCCACCTTCCTCCGCACGGACGGCACCGTGTGGACGACCGACAAGGACGGGCTCGTCATGGCTTTGCTGGCGGCGGAGATCACCGCGCGCACCGGCAAGGACCCGGGCGTCCACTACCAGGCGCTGACGGCGGAGCTCGGGACACCGTACTATGCGCGCATCGATGCGCCGGCCACGCCCGAGCAGAAGGCCGTGCTGCAGAAGCTCTCGCCCGAGGCCATCAAGGCGACCCGGCTGGCAGGCGAGCCGATCGTGGCGACGCTGACCCGCGCCCCGGCGAACGGAGCACCGATCGGCGGCTTGAAGGTGGTGACGGCCAACGGCTGGTTTGCGGCCCGGCCGTCCGGGACCGAAGACGTCTACAAGATCTACGCGGAAAGCTTCAGAAGTCAGTCTCACCTCGACGGCATCGTCGACGAAGCCCAGCATATCGTGGCCGACGCGCTGGCAGGCCCAGGATGATGAGGCCCCCTACCCTTGCACACGTGAAGAGCATAGTGAGGGCGTGGAGGTGACCATGTATCCAACGAGGAACGATCTCCCGGAATCGGCACGGATCAAGCTCGTCGAGCTGCTCAACGCGCGGCTCGCCGATGCCATCGATCTGCAGACGCAGTGCAAGCAGGCCCACTGGAACGTCAAGGGTCCCGACTTCATCGCGCTGCACAAGCTGTTCGACGAGGTGAACGACGCCGTCGAGGAGTACGTCGACCTGATCGCCGAGCGCGCGGTACAGCTCGGCGGTGTCGCCGACGGCACGGCCCGCGTCGCGGCCAAGCGCTCGTCGCTGCCCGAGTACCCAGTGAGGCGCGGCGACGGCCGCGAGCACGTCGAGGCGCTCTCGGCCGTCCTGAGCGCGTTCGGCAAGCTCGTGCGTGCCGAGATCGACCGCTCCAACGAGCTCTCCGACGCCGACACGGCCGACCTCTTCACCGAGGTTTCACGCGGTGTCGACAAGTGGCTCTGGTTCGTGGAAGCGCACCTCCAGGCGGAGCGATGAAAGCAGCGCGGCTTTATCGACGACCATTGAGCCGCGTCATCGAAGCCCTCCTTCGGACTTTTGGATCGTGCCGTCCGTCCTCGAAACGGGCTTCGCACTGACGGGCGGGCTGGCGCGGAGCCCCCGCCGAACGCGAACTGACGAGTCGCCGGTCCCGTGTAGGGGCCATCATGGCATCTACGCCCGGAGCGTCGTCACGGGGACTGCATGGCGTTCAAGAGGTCGAGGGCTCGACTCCCTTCAACTCCACGACCTCGTCCTGCGCTAGACGTTGCGCCCGTCGAAGTCGGGCTGGAAGGTGCGGAAGTGGCGGTAGCCGCTCGAGAAGAGGACGCACAGGGGGGCGACCGGCAGTAGGTGGCTCTTGGCGCGGAACCAGAGGCCGATTGCGAGCGCGAGCGCCGAGATGCCCGGGATCTGGTGGTGCACCTCGTGATTGCCGATGCCGAAGGAAAGCGGGAACCAGTAGGTGTTCGAGCTGCGCTCCGAGGCGAAGCCGAAGTGCTCTATCCAGAAGCGGAGCGTCGTGAGGAGATTGAGGCCCACGAGGACGAGAAGCCAGTAGCCGAATGGCGGCCGGAGTACGGCCCAGGTCGCGAGGGCAGCGGCCCAGGCGGCCGCGACGCGCCGGCGGTCACGCGGGTATCGCTCGCGCGTGCGGTCGAGGCAGTTGGCGACCGGCACGAGCTCGTAGAGCGCGTAGAGGAGCCGCGAGCGCACGAAGAGGCGCTGGCGGAACGGACTCCAGTTGGTGTCGCCGGGGCGGTTCGTGAGGGAGTGGTGGACACGGTGGACGGGCTGGAAGACCTCCGCGGTGAAGGGGAGGAGCAGGACGCCGGAGGCGATGCTGCCGAGCCAGTCGTCGGCCGGGCGGCCGAGCAGGTTCCCGTGCGTTGCCTCGTGCACGACGAGAATGAAAACGCCGTGCACCACGACCGCGAGCGCAAAAGGTGTGCCGATGGCGAGCCACGGATGCCCGCCGGCGGCGGCGGCCGCCAGTCGTGGGCCTGCCGCCCACACGAGCCAGACGCCGGCCGAGAGCACGAGGAGCGCGAAGGCGACGACGAGCGGCTGCACGCGACGCAGGGCCGCGTCGATGCGCTCCTCGAGCAGCGGCTCGCCGGGACGCGGGGCCCGGATATCAAGTCCACTCCAGACGCGCTCGCGGTCGATGCCAGGCACGACCCGCTCGAGCAGCGCAAAGAGCGGACGGCGATGCGCGGGCACGACCATCAGCGTTTGCCCGCACGGAGCGTGAAGGCGTGGCGAAGGGACGGCACGTTGGGTCGCCACTCGGACAGCACGCTCGTGATGGCGAGCTCCTCGAGCTCGGCGAGCACGAACACTACCGTCGCGATCTGGAAGGGCCACGCGGGGCCGTCGGCGAAAATCACGAAGATGCTCCCGCCAAGGAGATAGGCCGAAAGCTTCGCGCCGCGCGTGTGATAGCTCGTCGGGCGGCCGAACTTCGAGAGCCCGACGATGACCGGGATCATAGCGGCCGCGACCGCGACCGCGAACCAGCCGAGCTCGGCGCGCACGAACGCCGGGCGGAGCCAGACCGCGCAGATCGGCACGACGACGTAGAGAAGAAGGTCCCCGATGCTGTCGAGCCGGGCACCGAACTCCGAGGTCTGTCCGAGCCAGCGGGCGAGCTTCCCGTCGAGGATGTCGCTTATCAGCGCGACGGCGAGGCAGACGACGAACGCCTGCGAGGCGCCCACCCAGCCGAGCACGAGGAGCACAGGCGCCAGCGCGATGCGGAGGGCGCTGAGCGCGTTCGGGAGGTTTACGCGACTCACCATGGCTTTCAACTCATCCGATCTGTCGCTTGAGCCCGAGGGCGACCATCACGAACCCCATCGCCGGGTGCACGACCAGGGTGACGCCGGCGAGGAGCACGGCGACGCGGAGCGGCGCGACCCACACGGTCGACATGCAGAGCAGGACGCCGGCCAGGCCGTCGAGCTCGTCGGTCAGCCAGAAGAGCGGGGCAAGCACGCCGGCCGGCCGGTCGCCGGGCGCGACCCCGAGCTGACGCTTGATGAAGCTGTTCGGAAGCTCGCCGGCGATGTACCCGCCGCCGAGGACGACCCCCCAGAGGAGTGGATGTACCCGGTCGAAGTCGACGAGCGAAAGCGGGCGCGCCCAGCCCGCGCGTGTACTGAGGACCGCCTGGAGCACGACGAAGGTGGCGGTCGCGCCGATCATCGTGACTGCGCCGCGCACGGTCTTGTTGTCGCCAAGGAGCCGGCGGCCGCGGAAGCGGAGGCCGCCATCGAGCGGCAGACCCGCGAGGCTGCGAAGGAGGTCGAGCTTGATGACGGCGATGTGGACCGCGCCGCCGAGGATGACGGGAGTCGCGAGCCAGACAGCCTGCGCGACCGACATCAGGAAGCGTTCCCCGACCGGCCCCATGTCAGCGCAGCACCCGCAG
The genomic region above belongs to Deltaproteobacteria bacterium and contains:
- a CDS encoding CDP-archaeol synthase; translated protein: MGPVGERFLMSVAQAVWLATPVILGGAVHIAVIKLDLLRSLAGLPLDGGLRFRGRRLLGDNKTVRGAVTMIGATATFVVLQAVLSTRAGWARPLSLVDFDRVHPLLWGVVLGGGYIAGELPNSFIKRQLGVAPGDRPAGVLAPLFWLTDELDGLAGVLLCMSTVWVAPLRVAVLLAGVTLVVHPAMGFVMVALGLKRQIG
- the dps gene encoding DNA starvation/stationary phase protection protein Dps — translated: MYPTRNDLPESARIKLVELLNARLADAIDLQTQCKQAHWNVKGPDFIALHKLFDEVNDAVEEYVDLIAERAVQLGGVADGTARVAAKRSSLPEYPVRRGDGREHVEALSAVLSAFGKLVRAEIDRSNELSDADTADLFTEVSRGVDKWLWFVEAHLQAER
- a CDS encoding CDP-alcohol phosphatidyltransferase family protein; translated protein: MVSRVNLPNALSALRIALAPVLLVLGWVGASQAFVVCLAVALISDILDGKLARWLGQTSEFGARLDSIGDLLLYVVVPICAVWLRPAFVRAELGWFAVAVAAAMIPVIVGLSKFGRPTSYHTRGAKLSAYLLGGSIFVIFADGPAWPFQIATVVFVLAELEELAITSVLSEWRPNVPSLRHAFTLRAGKR
- a CDS encoding phosphoglucomutase, alpha-D-glucose phosphate-specific (catalyzes the interconversion of alpha-D-glucose 1-phosphate to alpha-D-glucose 6-phosphate), which gives rise to KTLVSSSMIDRVVHHGGRRLAEMPVGFKWFAPGLFDGSICFGGEESAGATFLRTDGTVWTTDKDGLVMALLAAEITARTGKDPGVHYQALTAELGTPYYARIDAPATPEQKAVLQKLSPEAIKATRLAGEPIVATLTRAPANGAPIGGLKVVTANGWFAARPSGTEDVYKIYAESFRSQSHLDGIVDEAQHIVADALAGPG
- a CDS encoding fatty acid desaturase produces the protein MVVPAHRRPLFALLERVVPGIDRERVWSGLDIRAPRPGEPLLEERIDAALRRVQPLVVAFALLVLSAGVWLVWAAGPRLAAAAAGGHPWLAIGTPFALAVVVHGVFILVVHEATHGNLLGRPADDWLGSIASGVLLLPFTAEVFQPVHRVHHSLTNRPGDTNWSPFRQRLFVRSRLLYALYELVPVANCLDRTRERYPRDRRRVAAAWAAALATWAVLRPPFGYWLLVLVGLNLLTTLRFWIEHFGFASERSSNTYWFPLSFGIGNHEVHHQIPGISALALAIGLWFRAKSHLLPVAPLCVLFSSGYRHFRTFQPDFDGRNV